A section of the Phoenix dactylifera cultivar Barhee BC4 unplaced genomic scaffold, palm_55x_up_171113_PBpolish2nd_filt_p 000609F, whole genome shotgun sequence genome encodes:
- the LOC120106710 gene encoding protein LNK1-like isoform X5: MLRNLVVNWFVQTENVTWFEFDETGHQMHHQGGERVNEPVALGDFLKTPQYEVGNDDGKSTSSRGSKNNKVLQEKYERAFRPSPKVGSSTVPEGSWSHESRKVVPAICNPNSFRDFTSLASQDDAGLVYVENQYMDRENDILYHDLPDTGSFEDIDRMLRICESTFGQGSSSADELSWFSSSSQSTYGIGDTFKSYSQSSILDPTALNVSSGENKSDCTPQEKAYDGDGSTEIKSTLIQVGDENSLNECENFNMINMHLKKLRRPYLFEGNEKDQLSESTSNMSFCGPGQMQQIADQDNVSSVFSAQPYSSQLFPKQNHVWGSSSSSNMHTFSLRAQLEGSLPLHQDLFAQKTLSILSASDYNPSSSYEVSAHASNYFPQCMENLPVPLSEPPAMMPEEINEKPCLEQILCGASSAKHPSHLSSSTSITSRQEQHHTFQHEIRGDSVQKDVSFKLPAIETDSSTIQESPCMTSGFSDDISLKAISFQQLQDVMLQLDSGTRLCIRDSLYRLAQSAERRHNFISANNSSKERGGGILDTEESNRSAGYITTETETNSIDRSIAHLLFHRPSETVTRSSECATSLESHMIQDEQIHGHVQLPGSNS; the protein is encoded by the exons ATGTTGAGGAACTTAGTTGTTAACTGGTTTGTCCAGACGGAAAATGTTACTTGGTTTGAATTTGATGAGACTGGTCaccaaatgcatcatcaaggtGGTGAAAGGGTTAATGAACCTGTAGCATTAGGTGATTTTCTTAAAACGCCACAGTATGAAGTAGGAAATGATGATGGAAAGAGCACAAGCAGCAGAGGATCTAAGAATAACAAAGTTCTTcaggaaaaatatgaaagagctTTTCGTCCTTCTCCAAAGGTTGGAAGCTCCACTGTACCAGAGGGCTCATGGTCTCATGAATCAAGAAAAGTAGTTCCAGCAATTTGTAATCCTAATTCCTTCCGAGACTTCACTTCTTTGGCTTCCCAAGATG ATGCTGGACTTGTTTATGTGGAAAATCAGTACATGGACAGAGAAAATGATATCCTATATCATGATTTGCCTGATACTGGCAGTTTCGAGGATATTGATAGAATGCTTAG gaTTTGTGAATCCACATTTGGGCAAGGAAGCAGCTCTGCAGATGAGCTATCATGGTTTTCATCTTCTTCACAAAGCACCTATGGGATAGGAGATACTTTCAAATCATACTCACAATCTTCAATTTTAGACCCAACAGCTTTAAATG TCAGCAGTGGTGAAAATAAGAGTGACTGTACACCACAAGAAAAG GCATATGATGGGGATGGAAGTACTGAGATTAAATCAACTCTTATACAAGTCGGCGATGAAAATAGCTTGAATGAATGTGAGAATTTTAATATG ATTAATATGCACTTAAAGAAGCTGCGAAGACCATACTTATTTGAAGGAAATGAAAAAGATCAACTTTCAGAATCTACAAGTAACATGTCTTTCTGTGGCCCTGGCCAAATGCAGCAAATTGCTGATCAGGATAATGTCTCTTCAGTTTTCTCAGCTCAACCTTATTCCTCTCAACTTTTTCCGAAGCAAAATCATGTTTGGGGATCTAGTTCTTCAAGCAACATGCACACCTTCAGTCTTCGTGCACAACTTGAAGGAAGCCTTCCTCTGCATCAGGATCTGTTTGCACAGAAAACATTAAGCATTTTATCTGCAAGTGATTATAATCCTTCCTCCTCTTATGAAGTCTCTGCACATGCTAGCAATTATTTTCCACAGTGCATGGAGAACTTGCCTGTTCCTTTGTCTGAGCCTCCAGCTATGATGCCTGAGGAAATCAATGAGAAACCATGCCTTGAACAGATTTTATGTGGTGCATCGTCTGCTAAGCATCCATCTCACCTGTCTTCATCAACAAGTATAACATCACGTCAGGAACAGCACCATACATTTCAGCATGAAATTAGAGGTGACAGCGTACAAAAGGACGTAAGCTTTAAACTTCCAGCAATTGAGACAGATTCTTCAACCATACAAGAAAGCCCTTGCATGACGTCTGGCTTTTCTGATGATATCTCACTGAAAGCAATTAGCTTTCAACAGCTTCAGGATGTCATGCTTCAG TTGGATAGTGGAACAAGACTATGCATAAGAGATAGTTTGTACCGTTTGGCACAGAGTGCTGAAAGAAGACATAATTTCATTTCTGCAAACAATTCCAgcaaagagagaggaggaggaatttTGGATACAGAGGAATCAAACAG GTCTGCGGGGTATATAACTACTGAAACTGAAACAAATTCAATAGATCGCTCAATTGCACATCTACTTTTCCACAGACCCTCAGAGACTGTGACAAGGTCCAGTGAATGTGCAACGTCACTTGAATCGCATATGATT CAGGATGAACAGATACATGGTCATGTACAACTTCCAGGAAGTAATTCCTGA
- the LOC120106710 gene encoding protein LNK1-like isoform X3, with protein MLRNLVVNWFVQTENVTWFEFDETGHQMHHQGGERVNEPVALGDFLKTPQYEVGNDDGKSTSSRGSKNNKVLQEKYERAFRPSPKVGSSTVPEGSWSHESRKVVPAICNPNSFRDFTSLASQDDAGLVYVENQYMDRENDILYHDLPDTGSFEDIDRMLRICESTFGQGSSSADELSWFSSSSQSTYGIGDTFKSYSQSSILDPTALNGTLAHHSAITNVFPENNPFADDSDKILGHCYRSFVPVSSGENKSDCTPQEKAYDGDGSTEIKSTLIQVGDENSLNECENFNMINMHLKKLRRPYLFEGNEKDQLSESTSNMSFCGPGQMQQIADQDNVSSVFSAQPYSSQLFPKQNHVWGSSSSSNMHTFSLRAQLEGSLPLHQDLFAQKTLSILSASDYNPSSSYEVSAHASNYFPQCMENLPVPLSEPPAMMPEEINEKPCLEQILCGASSAKHPSHLSSSTSITSRQEQHHTFQHEIRGDSVQKDVSFKLPAIETDSSTIQESPCMTSGFSDDISLKAISFQQLQDVMLQLDSGTRLCIRDSLYRLAQSAERRHNFISANNSSKERGGGILDTEESNRSAGYITTETETNSIDRSIAHLLFHRPSETVTRSSECATSLESHMIQDEQIHGHVQLPGSNS; from the exons ATGTTGAGGAACTTAGTTGTTAACTGGTTTGTCCAGACGGAAAATGTTACTTGGTTTGAATTTGATGAGACTGGTCaccaaatgcatcatcaaggtGGTGAAAGGGTTAATGAACCTGTAGCATTAGGTGATTTTCTTAAAACGCCACAGTATGAAGTAGGAAATGATGATGGAAAGAGCACAAGCAGCAGAGGATCTAAGAATAACAAAGTTCTTcaggaaaaatatgaaagagctTTTCGTCCTTCTCCAAAGGTTGGAAGCTCCACTGTACCAGAGGGCTCATGGTCTCATGAATCAAGAAAAGTAGTTCCAGCAATTTGTAATCCTAATTCCTTCCGAGACTTCACTTCTTTGGCTTCCCAAGATG ATGCTGGACTTGTTTATGTGGAAAATCAGTACATGGACAGAGAAAATGATATCCTATATCATGATTTGCCTGATACTGGCAGTTTCGAGGATATTGATAGAATGCTTAG gaTTTGTGAATCCACATTTGGGCAAGGAAGCAGCTCTGCAGATGAGCTATCATGGTTTTCATCTTCTTCACAAAGCACCTATGGGATAGGAGATACTTTCAAATCATACTCACAATCTTCAATTTTAGACCCAACAGCTTTAAATGGTACATTAGCACATCACAGTGCAATAACCAATGTTTTTCCTGAAAACAATCCGTTTGCTGATGATAGTGATAAGATCTTGGGTCATTGTTATCGATCTTTTGTACCAGTCAGCAGTGGTGAAAATAAGAGTGACTGTACACCACAAGAAAAG GCATATGATGGGGATGGAAGTACTGAGATTAAATCAACTCTTATACAAGTCGGCGATGAAAATAGCTTGAATGAATGTGAGAATTTTAATATG ATTAATATGCACTTAAAGAAGCTGCGAAGACCATACTTATTTGAAGGAAATGAAAAAGATCAACTTTCAGAATCTACAAGTAACATGTCTTTCTGTGGCCCTGGCCAAATGCAGCAAATTGCTGATCAGGATAATGTCTCTTCAGTTTTCTCAGCTCAACCTTATTCCTCTCAACTTTTTCCGAAGCAAAATCATGTTTGGGGATCTAGTTCTTCAAGCAACATGCACACCTTCAGTCTTCGTGCACAACTTGAAGGAAGCCTTCCTCTGCATCAGGATCTGTTTGCACAGAAAACATTAAGCATTTTATCTGCAAGTGATTATAATCCTTCCTCCTCTTATGAAGTCTCTGCACATGCTAGCAATTATTTTCCACAGTGCATGGAGAACTTGCCTGTTCCTTTGTCTGAGCCTCCAGCTATGATGCCTGAGGAAATCAATGAGAAACCATGCCTTGAACAGATTTTATGTGGTGCATCGTCTGCTAAGCATCCATCTCACCTGTCTTCATCAACAAGTATAACATCACGTCAGGAACAGCACCATACATTTCAGCATGAAATTAGAGGTGACAGCGTACAAAAGGACGTAAGCTTTAAACTTCCAGCAATTGAGACAGATTCTTCAACCATACAAGAAAGCCCTTGCATGACGTCTGGCTTTTCTGATGATATCTCACTGAAAGCAATTAGCTTTCAACAGCTTCAGGATGTCATGCTTCAG TTGGATAGTGGAACAAGACTATGCATAAGAGATAGTTTGTACCGTTTGGCACAGAGTGCTGAAAGAAGACATAATTTCATTTCTGCAAACAATTCCAgcaaagagagaggaggaggaatttTGGATACAGAGGAATCAAACAG GTCTGCGGGGTATATAACTACTGAAACTGAAACAAATTCAATAGATCGCTCAATTGCACATCTACTTTTCCACAGACCCTCAGAGACTGTGACAAGGTCCAGTGAATGTGCAACGTCACTTGAATCGCATATGATT CAGGATGAACAGATACATGGTCATGTACAACTTCCAGGAAGTAATTCCTGA
- the LOC120106710 gene encoding protein LNK1-like isoform X6, which produces MLRNLVVNWFVQTENVTWFEFDETGHQMHHQGGERVNEPVALGDFLKTPQYEVGNDDGKSTSSRGSKNNKVLQEKYERAFRPSPKVGSSTVPEGSWSHESRKVVPAICNPNSFRDFTSLASQDDAGLVYVENQYMDRENDILYHDLPDTGSFEDIDRMLRICESTFGQGSSSADELSWFSSSSQSTYGIGDTFKSYSQSSILDPTALNGTLAHHSAITNVFPENNPFADDSDKILGHCYRSFVPVSSGENKSDCTPQEKAYDGDGSTEIKSTLIQVGDENSLNECENFNMQIADQDNVSSVFSAQPYSSQLFPKQNHVWGSSSSSNMHTFSLRAQLEGSLPLHQDLFAQKTLSILSASDYNPSSSYEVSAHASNYFPQCMENLPVPLSEPPAMMPEEINEKPCLEQILCGASSAKHPSHLSSSTSITSRQEQHHTFQHEIRGDSVQKDVSFKLPAIETDSSTIQESPCMTSGFSDDISLKAISFQQLQDVMLQLDSGTRLCIRDSLYRLAQSAERRHNFISANNSSKERGGGILDTEESNRSAGYITTETETNSIDRSIAHLLFHRPSETVTRSSECATSLESHMIQDEQIHGHVQLPGSNS; this is translated from the exons ATGTTGAGGAACTTAGTTGTTAACTGGTTTGTCCAGACGGAAAATGTTACTTGGTTTGAATTTGATGAGACTGGTCaccaaatgcatcatcaaggtGGTGAAAGGGTTAATGAACCTGTAGCATTAGGTGATTTTCTTAAAACGCCACAGTATGAAGTAGGAAATGATGATGGAAAGAGCACAAGCAGCAGAGGATCTAAGAATAACAAAGTTCTTcaggaaaaatatgaaagagctTTTCGTCCTTCTCCAAAGGTTGGAAGCTCCACTGTACCAGAGGGCTCATGGTCTCATGAATCAAGAAAAGTAGTTCCAGCAATTTGTAATCCTAATTCCTTCCGAGACTTCACTTCTTTGGCTTCCCAAGATG ATGCTGGACTTGTTTATGTGGAAAATCAGTACATGGACAGAGAAAATGATATCCTATATCATGATTTGCCTGATACTGGCAGTTTCGAGGATATTGATAGAATGCTTAG gaTTTGTGAATCCACATTTGGGCAAGGAAGCAGCTCTGCAGATGAGCTATCATGGTTTTCATCTTCTTCACAAAGCACCTATGGGATAGGAGATACTTTCAAATCATACTCACAATCTTCAATTTTAGACCCAACAGCTTTAAATGGTACATTAGCACATCACAGTGCAATAACCAATGTTTTTCCTGAAAACAATCCGTTTGCTGATGATAGTGATAAGATCTTGGGTCATTGTTATCGATCTTTTGTACCAGTCAGCAGTGGTGAAAATAAGAGTGACTGTACACCACAAGAAAAG GCATATGATGGGGATGGAAGTACTGAGATTAAATCAACTCTTATACAAGTCGGCGATGAAAATAGCTTGAATGAATGTGAGAATTTTAATATG CAAATTGCTGATCAGGATAATGTCTCTTCAGTTTTCTCAGCTCAACCTTATTCCTCTCAACTTTTTCCGAAGCAAAATCATGTTTGGGGATCTAGTTCTTCAAGCAACATGCACACCTTCAGTCTTCGTGCACAACTTGAAGGAAGCCTTCCTCTGCATCAGGATCTGTTTGCACAGAAAACATTAAGCATTTTATCTGCAAGTGATTATAATCCTTCCTCCTCTTATGAAGTCTCTGCACATGCTAGCAATTATTTTCCACAGTGCATGGAGAACTTGCCTGTTCCTTTGTCTGAGCCTCCAGCTATGATGCCTGAGGAAATCAATGAGAAACCATGCCTTGAACAGATTTTATGTGGTGCATCGTCTGCTAAGCATCCATCTCACCTGTCTTCATCAACAAGTATAACATCACGTCAGGAACAGCACCATACATTTCAGCATGAAATTAGAGGTGACAGCGTACAAAAGGACGTAAGCTTTAAACTTCCAGCAATTGAGACAGATTCTTCAACCATACAAGAAAGCCCTTGCATGACGTCTGGCTTTTCTGATGATATCTCACTGAAAGCAATTAGCTTTCAACAGCTTCAGGATGTCATGCTTCAG TTGGATAGTGGAACAAGACTATGCATAAGAGATAGTTTGTACCGTTTGGCACAGAGTGCTGAAAGAAGACATAATTTCATTTCTGCAAACAATTCCAgcaaagagagaggaggaggaatttTGGATACAGAGGAATCAAACAG GTCTGCGGGGTATATAACTACTGAAACTGAAACAAATTCAATAGATCGCTCAATTGCACATCTACTTTTCCACAGACCCTCAGAGACTGTGACAAGGTCCAGTGAATGTGCAACGTCACTTGAATCGCATATGATT CAGGATGAACAGATACATGGTCATGTACAACTTCCAGGAAGTAATTCCTGA
- the LOC120106710 gene encoding protein LNK1-like isoform X1, translating to MLRNLVVNWFVQTENVTWFEFDETGHQMHHQGGERVNEPVALGDFLKTPQYEVGNDDGKSTSSRGSKNNKVLQEKYERAFRPSPKVGSSTVPEGSWSHESRKVVPAICNPNSFRDFTSLASQDDAGLVYVENQYMDRENDILYHDLPDTGSFEDIDRMLRICESTFGQGSSSADELSWFSSSSQSTYGIGDTFKSYSQSSILDPTALNGTLAHHSAITNVFPENNPFADDSDKILGHCYRSFVPVSSGENKSDCTPQEKAYDGDGSTEIKSTLIQVGDENSLNEFSSFEFLQINMHLKKLRRPYLFEGNEKDQLSESTSNMSFCGPGQMQQIADQDNVSSVFSAQPYSSQLFPKQNHVWGSSSSSNMHTFSLRAQLEGSLPLHQDLFAQKTLSILSASDYNPSSSYEVSAHASNYFPQCMENLPVPLSEPPAMMPEEINEKPCLEQILCGASSAKHPSHLSSSTSITSRQEQHHTFQHEIRGDSVQKDVSFKLPAIETDSSTIQESPCMTSGFSDDISLKAISFQQLQDVMLQLDSGTRLCIRDSLYRLAQSAERRHNFISANNSSKERGGGILDTEESNRSAGYITTETETNSIDRSIAHLLFHRPSETVTRSSECATSLESHMIQDEQIHGHVQLPGSNS from the exons ATGTTGAGGAACTTAGTTGTTAACTGGTTTGTCCAGACGGAAAATGTTACTTGGTTTGAATTTGATGAGACTGGTCaccaaatgcatcatcaaggtGGTGAAAGGGTTAATGAACCTGTAGCATTAGGTGATTTTCTTAAAACGCCACAGTATGAAGTAGGAAATGATGATGGAAAGAGCACAAGCAGCAGAGGATCTAAGAATAACAAAGTTCTTcaggaaaaatatgaaagagctTTTCGTCCTTCTCCAAAGGTTGGAAGCTCCACTGTACCAGAGGGCTCATGGTCTCATGAATCAAGAAAAGTAGTTCCAGCAATTTGTAATCCTAATTCCTTCCGAGACTTCACTTCTTTGGCTTCCCAAGATG ATGCTGGACTTGTTTATGTGGAAAATCAGTACATGGACAGAGAAAATGATATCCTATATCATGATTTGCCTGATACTGGCAGTTTCGAGGATATTGATAGAATGCTTAG gaTTTGTGAATCCACATTTGGGCAAGGAAGCAGCTCTGCAGATGAGCTATCATGGTTTTCATCTTCTTCACAAAGCACCTATGGGATAGGAGATACTTTCAAATCATACTCACAATCTTCAATTTTAGACCCAACAGCTTTAAATGGTACATTAGCACATCACAGTGCAATAACCAATGTTTTTCCTGAAAACAATCCGTTTGCTGATGATAGTGATAAGATCTTGGGTCATTGTTATCGATCTTTTGTACCAGTCAGCAGTGGTGAAAATAAGAGTGACTGTACACCACAAGAAAAG GCATATGATGGGGATGGAAGTACTGAGATTAAATCAACTCTTATACAAGTCGGCGATGAAAATAGCTTGAATGAAT TTTCTTCATTTGAGTTTCTACAGATTAATATGCACTTAAAGAAGCTGCGAAGACCATACTTATTTGAAGGAAATGAAAAAGATCAACTTTCAGAATCTACAAGTAACATGTCTTTCTGTGGCCCTGGCCAAATGCAGCAAATTGCTGATCAGGATAATGTCTCTTCAGTTTTCTCAGCTCAACCTTATTCCTCTCAACTTTTTCCGAAGCAAAATCATGTTTGGGGATCTAGTTCTTCAAGCAACATGCACACCTTCAGTCTTCGTGCACAACTTGAAGGAAGCCTTCCTCTGCATCAGGATCTGTTTGCACAGAAAACATTAAGCATTTTATCTGCAAGTGATTATAATCCTTCCTCCTCTTATGAAGTCTCTGCACATGCTAGCAATTATTTTCCACAGTGCATGGAGAACTTGCCTGTTCCTTTGTCTGAGCCTCCAGCTATGATGCCTGAGGAAATCAATGAGAAACCATGCCTTGAACAGATTTTATGTGGTGCATCGTCTGCTAAGCATCCATCTCACCTGTCTTCATCAACAAGTATAACATCACGTCAGGAACAGCACCATACATTTCAGCATGAAATTAGAGGTGACAGCGTACAAAAGGACGTAAGCTTTAAACTTCCAGCAATTGAGACAGATTCTTCAACCATACAAGAAAGCCCTTGCATGACGTCTGGCTTTTCTGATGATATCTCACTGAAAGCAATTAGCTTTCAACAGCTTCAGGATGTCATGCTTCAG TTGGATAGTGGAACAAGACTATGCATAAGAGATAGTTTGTACCGTTTGGCACAGAGTGCTGAAAGAAGACATAATTTCATTTCTGCAAACAATTCCAgcaaagagagaggaggaggaatttTGGATACAGAGGAATCAAACAG GTCTGCGGGGTATATAACTACTGAAACTGAAACAAATTCAATAGATCGCTCAATTGCACATCTACTTTTCCACAGACCCTCAGAGACTGTGACAAGGTCCAGTGAATGTGCAACGTCACTTGAATCGCATATGATT CAGGATGAACAGATACATGGTCATGTACAACTTCCAGGAAGTAATTCCTGA
- the LOC120106710 gene encoding protein LNK1-like isoform X4, translating to MLRNLVVNWFVQTENVTWFEFDETGHQMHHQGGERVNEPVALGDFLKTPQYEVGNDDGKSTSSRGSKNNKVLQEKYERAFRPSPKVGSSTVPEGSWSHESRKVVPAICNPNSFRDFTSLASQDDAGLVYVENQYMDRENDILYHDLPDTGSFEDIDRMLRICESTFGQGSSSADELSWFSSSSQSTYGIGDTFKSYSQSSILDPTALNVSSGENKSDCTPQEKAYDGDGSTEIKSTLIQVGDENSLNEFSSFEFLQINMHLKKLRRPYLFEGNEKDQLSESTSNMSFCGPGQMQQIADQDNVSSVFSAQPYSSQLFPKQNHVWGSSSSSNMHTFSLRAQLEGSLPLHQDLFAQKTLSILSASDYNPSSSYEVSAHASNYFPQCMENLPVPLSEPPAMMPEEINEKPCLEQILCGASSAKHPSHLSSSTSITSRQEQHHTFQHEIRGDSVQKDVSFKLPAIETDSSTIQESPCMTSGFSDDISLKAISFQQLQDVMLQLDSGTRLCIRDSLYRLAQSAERRHNFISANNSSKERGGGILDTEESNRSAGYITTETETNSIDRSIAHLLFHRPSETVTRSSECATSLESHMIQDEQIHGHVQLPGSNS from the exons ATGTTGAGGAACTTAGTTGTTAACTGGTTTGTCCAGACGGAAAATGTTACTTGGTTTGAATTTGATGAGACTGGTCaccaaatgcatcatcaaggtGGTGAAAGGGTTAATGAACCTGTAGCATTAGGTGATTTTCTTAAAACGCCACAGTATGAAGTAGGAAATGATGATGGAAAGAGCACAAGCAGCAGAGGATCTAAGAATAACAAAGTTCTTcaggaaaaatatgaaagagctTTTCGTCCTTCTCCAAAGGTTGGAAGCTCCACTGTACCAGAGGGCTCATGGTCTCATGAATCAAGAAAAGTAGTTCCAGCAATTTGTAATCCTAATTCCTTCCGAGACTTCACTTCTTTGGCTTCCCAAGATG ATGCTGGACTTGTTTATGTGGAAAATCAGTACATGGACAGAGAAAATGATATCCTATATCATGATTTGCCTGATACTGGCAGTTTCGAGGATATTGATAGAATGCTTAG gaTTTGTGAATCCACATTTGGGCAAGGAAGCAGCTCTGCAGATGAGCTATCATGGTTTTCATCTTCTTCACAAAGCACCTATGGGATAGGAGATACTTTCAAATCATACTCACAATCTTCAATTTTAGACCCAACAGCTTTAAATG TCAGCAGTGGTGAAAATAAGAGTGACTGTACACCACAAGAAAAG GCATATGATGGGGATGGAAGTACTGAGATTAAATCAACTCTTATACAAGTCGGCGATGAAAATAGCTTGAATGAAT TTTCTTCATTTGAGTTTCTACAGATTAATATGCACTTAAAGAAGCTGCGAAGACCATACTTATTTGAAGGAAATGAAAAAGATCAACTTTCAGAATCTACAAGTAACATGTCTTTCTGTGGCCCTGGCCAAATGCAGCAAATTGCTGATCAGGATAATGTCTCTTCAGTTTTCTCAGCTCAACCTTATTCCTCTCAACTTTTTCCGAAGCAAAATCATGTTTGGGGATCTAGTTCTTCAAGCAACATGCACACCTTCAGTCTTCGTGCACAACTTGAAGGAAGCCTTCCTCTGCATCAGGATCTGTTTGCACAGAAAACATTAAGCATTTTATCTGCAAGTGATTATAATCCTTCCTCCTCTTATGAAGTCTCTGCACATGCTAGCAATTATTTTCCACAGTGCATGGAGAACTTGCCTGTTCCTTTGTCTGAGCCTCCAGCTATGATGCCTGAGGAAATCAATGAGAAACCATGCCTTGAACAGATTTTATGTGGTGCATCGTCTGCTAAGCATCCATCTCACCTGTCTTCATCAACAAGTATAACATCACGTCAGGAACAGCACCATACATTTCAGCATGAAATTAGAGGTGACAGCGTACAAAAGGACGTAAGCTTTAAACTTCCAGCAATTGAGACAGATTCTTCAACCATACAAGAAAGCCCTTGCATGACGTCTGGCTTTTCTGATGATATCTCACTGAAAGCAATTAGCTTTCAACAGCTTCAGGATGTCATGCTTCAG TTGGATAGTGGAACAAGACTATGCATAAGAGATAGTTTGTACCGTTTGGCACAGAGTGCTGAAAGAAGACATAATTTCATTTCTGCAAACAATTCCAgcaaagagagaggaggaggaatttTGGATACAGAGGAATCAAACAG GTCTGCGGGGTATATAACTACTGAAACTGAAACAAATTCAATAGATCGCTCAATTGCACATCTACTTTTCCACAGACCCTCAGAGACTGTGACAAGGTCCAGTGAATGTGCAACGTCACTTGAATCGCATATGATT CAGGATGAACAGATACATGGTCATGTACAACTTCCAGGAAGTAATTCCTGA